A DNA window from Acomys russatus chromosome 7, mAcoRus1.1, whole genome shotgun sequence contains the following coding sequences:
- the Sphk2 gene encoding sphingosine kinase 2 gives MAPPPPLPMAANTPILHGEFGSYPAHGPRFALTLTMQALHIQRLLPKPEARPRDGLVPLHEVSGCGTLQSRSPSDTAAYFCVYTYPRGRRGGRHRATRTFRADGAATYEENRAEAQRWATALMCLLRGVPLSGDQEITPQLLPRRSRLLILVNPFGGRRVAWQHCMEHVVPMISEAGLSFNLIQTERPNHARELVQGLNLKEWGGIVTVSGDGLLYEVLNGLLDRPDWEDAVRMPIGVLPCGSGNALAGAVNHYGGFEPAVGVDLLLNCSLLLCRGGSQPLDLLSVTLASGSRCFSFLSVAWGFLSDVDIHSERFRALGRARFTVGAVLGLATLHTYRGRLSYLPATTEPALPIPGHSLPRAKSELALAPVPAPAVTHSPLHRSVSDLPLPLPSLASPGSPEPLPTLNGGGPELTGDWVGAGDAPLSPDPLLPSSPNSPKTAQLSPITEGPPEKAASSGSPSPTLNAPEASTWGPADHLLPPLGSPLPQDWVTIEGEFVLLLAILPSHICADLVAAPHARFDDGLVHLCWVRSGISRAALLRILLAMEHGNHFSLGCPHLGYAAARAFRLEPLTPRGLLTVDGELVEYGPMQAQVHPRLATLLTGPAGQRPRT, from the exons ATGGCtccgccaccaccactgccaatgGCTGCCAATACTCCAATACTGCATGGCGAGTTTGGCTCCTACCCAGCCCACGGGCCACGGTTTGCCCTCACCCTCACGATGCAGGCCCTGCACATACAGCGGTTGCTCCCAAAGCCAGAAGCCCGGCCCCGAGATGGCCTAGTTCCTCTGCACGAGGTCTcaggctgtgggactctgcaaaGCCGGAGCCCCTCAGACACGGCAGCCTACTTCTGTGTCTACACCTACCCAAGGGGCCGGCGTGGGGGCAGGCACAGAGCTACTCGCACCTTCCGGGCTGACGGGGCGGCCACTTATGAGGAGAATCGTGCAGAGGCCCAGCGCTGGGCAACGGCTCTCATGTGTCTCCTCCGAGGAGTGCCTCTGTCGGGGGATCAGG AAATCACCCCTCAACTGCTGCCCCGGAGGTCCAGGCTGCTCATATTGGTCAATCCTTTTGGCGGGCGTCGTGTGGCCTGGCAGCACTGTATGGAACACGTGGTGCCCATGATCTCCGAGGCTGGGCTGTCCTTCAACCTCATACAGACAG AACGACCAAACCATGCCCGTGAGCTGGTGCAGGGCTTGAACCTGAAGGAGTGGGGAGGCATTGTCACTGTCTCGGGAGATGGGCTGCTCTATGAG GTGCTGAATGGGCTCCTTGATCGCCCAGATTGGGAAGACGCCGTGCGCATGCCCATTGGGGTCCTCCCCTGTGGTTCCGGCAATGCCCTAGCTGGGGCAGTCAACCATTACGGCGG GTTTGAGCCGGCTGTCGGTGTTGACCTGTTGCTCAACTGCTCGCTGCTTCTCTGCCGGGGTGGTAGCCAACCTCTGGACCTGCTCTCGGTGACGCTAGCCTCAGGATCCCGctgtttttccttcctgtcaGTGGCCTGGGGTTTCCTGTCAGACGTGGACATCCACAGTGAgcgcttcagggctctgggcagGGCTAGATTCACAGTGGGTGCAGTGCTAGGCCTGGCCACACTGCATACCTACCGTGGGCGCCTCTCCTACCTCCCCGCTACCACGGAACCAGCCTTGCCCATCCCAGGCCACAGCCTGCCCCGAGCCAAGTCAGAACTAGCCTTGGCCCCAGTCCCAGCCCCGGCCGTCACCCACTCACCTCTACATCGGTCAGTGTCTGacctgcccctgcccttgccctCCTTGGCCTCCCCTGGCTCCCCTGAGCCCCTCCCTACCCTCAATGGTGGTGGCCCTGAGCTGACTGGGGACTGGGTGGGAGCTGGAGATGCGCCTCTATCCCCAGACCCACTGCTGCCCTCATCTCCCAACTCTCCCAAAACAGCTCAGCTTTCACCCATCACTGAAGGGCCCCCAGAAAAGGCAGCATCCTCGGGGTCCCCATCTCCCACCCTCAATGCTCCAGAAGCCTCTACCTGGGGCCCAGCTGACCATCTGCTCCCTCCCCTGGGCTCTCCACTGCCCCAAGACTGGGTGACAATAGAGGGGGAATTTGTACTCTTGCTGGCCATCTTGCCCAGCCACATCTGTGCAGATCTGGTGGCGGCCCCCCACGCACGCTTTGATGACGGCTTAGTGCACCTGTGCTGGGTGCGCAGCGGCATCTCACGAGCTGCACTTCTACGGATTCTGCTGGCCATGGAGCATGGGAACCATTTCAGCCTGGGCTGCCCGCACCTGGGCTACGCTGCAGCTCGGGCCTTCCGCCTCGAGCCTCTCACACCTCGTGGCCTACTTACTGTCGATGGGGAGTTAGTGGAGTATGGGCCGATGCAGGCGCAGGTGCATCCCAGGCTTGCCACACTGCTCACCGGGCCTGCGGGTCAAAGGCCAAGAACCTAA